A single region of the Arthrobacter sp. zg-Y20 genome encodes:
- the cydB gene encoding cytochrome d ubiquinol oxidase subunit II — MSLPLFWFIVIAFLWVGYLFLEGFDLGVGMLMKLMARDEKERRVLLNTIGPVWDGNEVWLITVGAMTFAAFPMWYASLFSALYIPLVFVLMGLIFRAVSIEYRGKHDSDSWRNRWDWGMALGSLVAAFGVGAALGLTTTGLPLNENGDRVGGAFAWLTPYAVLGGVAVVAFCLIHACAFLMLKTDGEIRERSRKVVLHWLPLGILPLAAWAIIVQFMNGKASTLPLLVVAVVGALLAWIFARRGRDGATFVSLGVFLVAGAATIFAAMYPVVLPSTLDAAWNLTVENASASPYALKVMSWVALFGLPVVVLYQGWTYWVFRKRVSAEAIPAAHSFKSQ; from the coding sequence ATGTCGCTACCGTTGTTCTGGTTTATCGTGATTGCCTTCCTGTGGGTCGGCTACCTCTTCCTCGAAGGCTTCGACCTGGGCGTGGGCATGCTTATGAAGCTGATGGCCCGCGACGAGAAGGAACGCCGCGTGCTGCTGAACACCATCGGCCCGGTGTGGGACGGCAACGAGGTGTGGCTGATCACCGTGGGCGCGATGACGTTCGCCGCGTTCCCCATGTGGTACGCCTCGCTGTTCTCCGCGCTGTACATCCCGCTGGTCTTTGTGCTGATGGGCCTGATTTTCCGGGCGGTCTCCATCGAGTACCGCGGCAAGCATGACAGTGACAGCTGGCGCAACCGGTGGGACTGGGGGATGGCCCTGGGTTCGCTCGTGGCCGCCTTCGGCGTGGGGGCCGCGCTTGGGCTGACCACCACCGGCCTGCCGCTGAACGAGAACGGCGACCGGGTGGGCGGGGCCTTCGCCTGGCTGACCCCGTACGCCGTGCTGGGCGGAGTGGCCGTTGTGGCGTTCTGCCTGATTCACGCCTGCGCGTTCCTGATGCTCAAGACCGACGGCGAGATCCGCGAACGTTCCCGCAAGGTGGTCCTGCACTGGCTGCCGCTGGGCATCCTCCCGCTGGCTGCCTGGGCGATCATTGTCCAGTTCATGAACGGCAAGGCCTCGACGCTTCCCCTGCTGGTAGTGGCCGTGGTGGGTGCACTGCTCGCCTGGATCTTTGCCCGGCGCGGCCGCGACGGGGCGACTTTCGTCAGCCTCGGCGTCTTCCTCGTGGCCGGTGCGGCCACCATCTTCGCCGCCATGTACCCGGTGGTACTGCCCTCCACGCTGGACGCCGCCTGGAACCTGACCGTGGAGAACGCCTCCGCATCCCCGTACGCCCTGAAGGTCATGAGCTGGGTGGCACTATTCGGCCTGCCGGTCGTGGTGCTCTACCAGGGCTGGACCTACTGGGTCTTCCGCAAGCGGGTCAGCGCTGAAGCGATCCCGGCCGCCCACAGCTTCAAGTCGCAGTGA
- the cydD gene encoding thiol reductant ABC exporter subunit CydD, protein MKPVLPVSATSRRALYLLGLLAAVKAAGLVLLADAVAGGIAGLAGGGPDWNRMLLLGAAGAVLRSLAVWGQDTVAQRAAAGVKDELRRQLSARVLSDGGTVPGMGSGALSVLLTRGLDGLDNYYSKYLPALVTCAVVPLLVGIRILSADWVSALIVVLTVPLIPVFMILIGMHTQDKTAAAVDALNRLSDNMLELAKGLPVLVGLGRAKAQTRALRDVADRYRTTTLATLRVAFMSSLALELIATISVALVAVFIGVRLVHGGMPLEVGLLALILAPECYQPLRDLGTAHHSSEDGLEALNRTNAVLRAPAARPLVSAAGSGAGAGTPGNAVPGHAPLQVRNLTISYEGRPHPAVENLSFTVPAGSIAALTGPSGAGKTSVLEALAGLRRDGGDTRLSGSVDGVDRSTLAWIPQHPVLVEDTVAREIALYAGLPAGDATRPDAPARAAARDALDAIDAGHLLDAATADLSPGEQRRVAVARALARIDAVPGVRVLLADEPTAHLDVRSASAVRAALAGLRGRATVLLVAHDAATAAVADTLIPVDAPAGVVQPAGSGAVFETVFETAPEALPEELPKSLTGTADLQADPSPEPTAVAPMTAAAENAAAPAHQPLWKNMLVLRPWSKQFVLALVLGTAATMFAVTLTALSAWLIVRASEQPPILYLMMAIVGVRFFGIGRALLRYLERLSLHDAVFRATNTLRVRLWNGLLQRPEGWRRVARGGGALERLVGDVDELRDIAPRVVFAPLTGLLTAAGACVATWLLVPEGLAVQVALCVVGMLVAPLLALLADRAARAATVNLQARSMSGMARLLSAARDLEANSSSAPVLARQEQLEAAAAKAVRRSAWAQGLANALTALACSLSALYMVSAAREAPATVAAVVVLVQLALIEPFVAVNGSIQQFFAWRTLGDKVLPDLGTDDVEEDTTEAEAAARARFGTVQDLELHGIRYRYPGAARDVLAGVDLEVSAGEWVAVTGPSGSGKSTLLGVLLGFLTPQSGSYTINGQQAQSLPPAARRMAWCPQEAHLFDSTLRGNLLLARDRALAPSEAEMVEALRAVGLGPLFRTLPEGLDTPIGAGGHFLSGGQRQRLAVARALLAEADVVLLDEPTAHLDAAAGEQLMADLKSGLQGKAVVVVTHNPADAAWCEREVGLGAGAVLLS, encoded by the coding sequence GTGAAGCCCGTCCTGCCGGTCAGCGCCACCAGTCGGCGGGCGCTGTATCTTCTTGGCCTGCTGGCCGCCGTCAAGGCGGCCGGCCTGGTCCTGCTGGCCGACGCCGTGGCCGGTGGAATTGCCGGCTTGGCCGGCGGCGGCCCGGACTGGAACCGGATGCTGCTCCTCGGTGCCGCCGGTGCCGTGCTCCGCTCCCTGGCGGTGTGGGGGCAGGACACCGTAGCCCAGCGGGCAGCGGCCGGAGTCAAGGACGAACTGCGCCGCCAGCTTTCCGCCCGCGTGCTGTCCGACGGCGGCACGGTGCCCGGCATGGGCAGCGGCGCCTTGAGCGTCCTGCTCACGCGCGGTCTCGACGGCCTGGACAACTACTACTCCAAGTACCTGCCCGCACTGGTGACCTGTGCCGTCGTTCCCCTGCTGGTAGGCATCCGCATCCTGTCAGCGGACTGGGTCAGCGCGCTCATCGTTGTGCTGACCGTGCCCCTGATTCCGGTGTTCATGATCCTGATCGGCATGCATACGCAGGACAAGACCGCCGCGGCCGTGGATGCCCTGAACCGGCTGTCGGACAACATGCTGGAGCTGGCCAAGGGCCTGCCGGTGCTGGTGGGGCTTGGCCGTGCCAAGGCCCAGACCAGGGCCCTGCGGGACGTGGCCGACCGTTACCGCACCACCACGCTGGCCACGCTGCGCGTTGCTTTTATGTCTTCCCTGGCCCTTGAGCTGATTGCCACCATCTCCGTGGCGCTGGTGGCCGTGTTTATCGGCGTGCGGCTGGTGCACGGCGGCATGCCGCTGGAAGTGGGGCTGCTGGCCCTGATTCTGGCCCCCGAATGCTATCAACCGCTGCGTGACCTGGGTACCGCGCACCACTCCAGTGAAGACGGATTGGAAGCGCTGAACCGCACCAACGCCGTGCTTCGCGCACCGGCTGCCCGTCCGCTGGTTTCCGCTGCCGGGAGCGGCGCCGGGGCCGGAACCCCGGGCAACGCCGTGCCCGGACACGCGCCCCTGCAGGTCCGGAACCTGACCATCAGTTACGAGGGACGCCCGCATCCGGCCGTGGAGAACCTGAGCTTCACCGTACCCGCAGGCTCCATCGCGGCCCTGACCGGCCCCAGCGGTGCCGGCAAGACGTCGGTGCTTGAGGCCCTGGCCGGGCTGCGCCGCGACGGCGGGGACACCCGGCTCAGCGGATCCGTTGACGGCGTTGACCGTTCCACCCTGGCCTGGATACCCCAGCATCCCGTCCTCGTGGAGGACACCGTTGCCCGGGAAATTGCCCTGTACGCGGGTCTGCCGGCCGGCGACGCCACCCGTCCCGACGCTCCCGCCCGTGCCGCAGCCCGCGACGCACTGGACGCAATCGACGCCGGACACCTCCTGGACGCCGCGACCGCCGATCTCAGCCCCGGCGAGCAGCGCCGGGTGGCCGTGGCCCGTGCCCTCGCCCGGATCGACGCCGTCCCCGGCGTCCGGGTGCTGCTGGCCGATGAACCCACTGCGCACCTGGATGTCCGCAGCGCTTCGGCTGTCCGTGCAGCGCTGGCCGGGCTGCGCGGCCGGGCTACCGTCCTCCTGGTGGCGCACGACGCCGCAACGGCCGCCGTGGCGGACACCCTGATCCCCGTGGATGCGCCCGCAGGCGTGGTGCAGCCCGCCGGCAGCGGTGCGGTGTTCGAGACGGTCTTCGAGACTGCGCCCGAGGCACTGCCCGAGGAACTGCCCAAGTCGCTGACCGGAACCGCCGACCTGCAGGCGGATCCGTCGCCGGAACCCACCGCCGTCGCGCCGATGACGGCAGCAGCGGAGAACGCAGCCGCCCCGGCCCACCAGCCGCTGTGGAAGAACATGCTGGTACTGCGGCCGTGGAGCAAGCAGTTTGTCCTGGCACTGGTCCTGGGCACAGCCGCCACCATGTTCGCCGTCACCCTGACGGCACTGTCTGCCTGGCTGATTGTCCGTGCCAGCGAGCAGCCGCCCATCCTGTACCTGATGATGGCGATTGTGGGGGTGCGGTTCTTCGGTATTGGCCGTGCCCTGCTGCGCTACCTGGAGCGGCTCTCCCTGCATGACGCGGTTTTCCGCGCCACGAATACCCTGCGCGTACGGCTGTGGAACGGCCTGCTGCAGCGGCCCGAAGGCTGGCGCCGCGTGGCCCGCGGCGGCGGTGCACTGGAACGGCTCGTGGGCGACGTGGACGAGTTGCGGGACATTGCGCCGCGGGTCGTCTTCGCGCCGCTGACCGGACTGCTCACTGCGGCTGGAGCCTGCGTGGCAACCTGGCTGCTGGTCCCTGAGGGCCTCGCGGTGCAGGTGGCGCTGTGCGTCGTCGGAATGCTGGTTGCTCCGCTGCTGGCACTGCTCGCCGACCGCGCAGCACGGGCAGCCACGGTCAACCTGCAGGCACGGTCCATGTCCGGCATGGCCCGCCTGCTTTCCGCAGCTCGGGACCTGGAAGCCAACTCCAGCTCGGCACCCGTGCTGGCCCGCCAGGAACAACTCGAAGCGGCGGCGGCCAAAGCCGTCCGGCGCAGTGCCTGGGCACAGGGGCTGGCCAACGCCCTGACCGCCCTCGCCTGCTCCCTGAGCGCGCTCTACATGGTCAGTGCCGCCCGCGAGGCTCCGGCCACAGTGGCCGCCGTGGTGGTCCTGGTCCAGCTGGCCCTGATCGAACCCTTTGTTGCGGTCAACGGGTCCATCCAGCAGTTCTTCGCCTGGCGGACGCTGGGGGACAAGGTGCTGCCGGACCTGGGCACCGATGACGTGGAGGAGGACACCACCGAAGCCGAAGCGGCCGCGCGCGCCCGGTTCGGCACGGTGCAGGACCTGGAACTGCACGGCATCCGTTACCGCTACCCGGGCGCTGCACGCGATGTCCTGGCCGGGGTGGACCTGGAGGTATCGGCAGGGGAGTGGGTGGCTGTCACCGGCCCGTCCGGCAGCGGCAAGTCCACGCTCCTGGGCGTCCTGCTGGGGTTCCTTACACCGCAAAGCGGGTCATACACCATCAACGGGCAGCAGGCGCAGTCGCTGCCGCCCGCTGCCCGGCGCATGGCGTGGTGCCCGCAGGAGGCCCACCTCTTCGACTCCACGCTGCGCGGAAACCTTCTGCTGGCCCGTGACCGCGCCCTGGCGCCAAGCGAAGCCGAAATGGTCGAGGCACTGCGCGCCGTCGGGCTTGGACCGCTGTTCCGGACGCTGCCCGAAGGACTGGACACGCCCATCGGTGCCGGCGGACATTTCCTCTCCGGCGGCCAGCGCCAGCGCCTCGCCGTGGCGCGGGCACTGCTTGCAGAGGCCGACGTCGTGCTCCTGGACGAGCCTACGGCCCACCTGGACGCGGCGGCCGGGGAACAGCTCATGGCGGACCTGAAGTCCGGCCTGCAGGGCAAGGCCGTGGTGGTGGTGACCCACAACCCTGCAGATGCCGCCTGGTGCGAACGGGAGGTCGGCCTGGGCGCAGGGGCTGTGCTTCTGTCCTAG
- a CDS encoding M56 family metallopeptidase, giving the protein MFWASYALAALAIILAWPVPILLSRAKWPARSPFTAMVLWQAIALAGGLSMIGAMLTWGLEPLGNNLLDGLQGLWAILVAGAPASELGLVHVFALSAASLLSAHLVFTLLLTWYRILRGRRRHRDMLNLLSSPSSDAPATLVIQHPTPVAYCLPGGARSVTVLSDGLLNMLSEDELSAVLTHERAHLAQHHHLLLWAFAAWRAALPWLPTSLMAQRSVNELIEMLADDEALRKVDRLTLVRSVAIVGSGSPAPGRETPAAPASNSPAALGGPDFQEPLGTAGRLSRLLTPQPPLPRWQQVCVLCLSVLLLAVPTTLLIAPGLLD; this is encoded by the coding sequence GTGTTCTGGGCTTCCTACGCACTGGCCGCGCTGGCGATTATCCTGGCGTGGCCCGTGCCCATTCTCCTCTCGCGGGCAAAGTGGCCCGCGCGCTCCCCCTTCACGGCCATGGTCCTGTGGCAGGCCATAGCCCTCGCCGGCGGACTGTCGATGATCGGCGCCATGCTGACCTGGGGCCTGGAACCGCTGGGCAACAACTTGCTGGACGGGCTGCAGGGCCTCTGGGCCATCCTGGTGGCCGGCGCCCCGGCGAGCGAACTCGGCTTGGTCCACGTGTTCGCCCTCAGCGCCGCATCTTTGTTGAGCGCCCATTTGGTCTTTACCCTGCTGCTGACCTGGTACCGCATTCTCCGCGGCCGGCGGCGGCACCGGGACATGCTGAACCTGCTCAGCTCCCCCTCCTCGGACGCACCGGCCACCTTGGTGATCCAGCACCCCACGCCGGTGGCCTACTGCCTGCCCGGCGGCGCACGCTCGGTCACCGTCCTGTCCGACGGGCTGCTGAACATGCTCTCCGAGGATGAGCTTTCCGCCGTCCTGACCCATGAGCGGGCGCATCTGGCTCAGCACCACCACCTGCTGCTGTGGGCGTTCGCGGCCTGGCGCGCGGCGCTGCCGTGGCTGCCGACCTCACTGATGGCGCAGCGGTCGGTCAACGAACTGATCGAAATGCTCGCAGATGATGAGGCGCTGCGGAAGGTGGACCGGCTAACCCTGGTGCGTTCGGTTGCCATAGTGGGTTCCGGCAGCCCCGCACCTGGCCGGGAGACGCCGGCAGCGCCGGCGTCCAACTCTCCGGCTGCCCTGGGCGGCCCGGACTTCCAGGAACCGCTGGGCACAGCCGGCAGGCTCAGCCGGCTGCTGACGCCGCAGCCGCCGCTCCCGCGCTGGCAGCAGGTGTGCGTGCTGTGCCTCTCGGTCCTGCTGCTGGCCGTCCCGACCACACTGCTGATCGCTCCGGGCCTGCTGGACTAA
- a CDS encoding cytochrome ubiquinol oxidase subunit I produces the protein MEALDIARWQFGITTVYHFLMVPLTIGLGIVVAALQTAWVRTGKEQYLRMTKFWGKLFLINFILGLATGLVQEFQFGMAWSEYSRFVGDVFGAPLALESLLAFFTESVFLGLWVFGWKRLPKKIHLASIWITTLASMLSAYFILAANSWMQHPVGVEMVDGRPVMNDIWAVLTNNTLLVAFPHTVFGAFAVAGGFLLGISWYHLWKRRRDGIDTVDSKGNVVVGERPEIGRDKTDHAVWLRSLRVGAAVAVVAFAGVAVSGDLQGKLMFEQQPMKMAAAEAACHDGTGFSVLSVGDPGAANCEDVDTLLEIPGMLSFLANGDFDTEIRGVNTLLDQYQDDYGTHLPDNEIYGSNSGAEIDYTPNFAVTYWGFRIMIGFGGIAAVAAAFALWVVRKGTVPESKWLMRLAVFGILAPFGANSAGWIFTEMGRQPFVVAPNPTGTDGVFMFTAAAVSPGVSMGELLFSVIAFTVVYLALLVVEVRLLFKFVRGGVPAAMPDLLGNDDGDTGGLNSPGMDPDGTPGKAKSDVLDFAY, from the coding sequence GTGGAAGCACTGGATATCGCCCGGTGGCAGTTTGGCATCACCACCGTCTACCACTTCCTTATGGTGCCGCTGACCATTGGCCTGGGCATCGTGGTCGCAGCATTGCAGACGGCCTGGGTACGTACCGGCAAAGAGCAGTACCTCAGGATGACCAAGTTCTGGGGCAAGCTCTTCCTCATCAACTTCATCCTCGGCCTGGCCACCGGCCTGGTGCAGGAATTCCAGTTCGGCATGGCGTGGAGCGAGTACAGCCGTTTCGTCGGTGACGTCTTCGGCGCCCCGCTGGCCCTGGAATCGCTGCTCGCCTTCTTTACCGAGTCTGTGTTCCTGGGACTATGGGTCTTCGGCTGGAAGCGTCTGCCGAAGAAAATCCACCTGGCGAGCATCTGGATCACCACGCTTGCCTCGATGCTTTCGGCCTACTTCATCCTGGCCGCCAACTCCTGGATGCAGCACCCCGTGGGCGTGGAAATGGTCGACGGTCGCCCGGTCATGAATGACATCTGGGCCGTCCTGACCAACAACACCCTGCTGGTGGCCTTCCCGCACACCGTCTTCGGTGCCTTCGCCGTAGCCGGCGGCTTCCTGCTCGGCATCTCCTGGTACCACCTCTGGAAGCGGCGCCGTGACGGCATCGACACCGTGGACAGCAAGGGCAACGTAGTAGTTGGCGAACGGCCCGAAATCGGCCGCGACAAAACCGACCACGCCGTCTGGCTCCGCTCGTTGCGCGTGGGCGCCGCCGTCGCCGTCGTCGCCTTCGCCGGCGTGGCCGTCAGCGGCGACCTGCAGGGCAAGCTCATGTTCGAGCAGCAGCCCATGAAGATGGCTGCGGCTGAAGCTGCCTGCCACGACGGTACCGGCTTCTCCGTCCTCTCCGTCGGGGACCCCGGCGCTGCAAACTGCGAGGACGTGGACACGCTCCTCGAGATCCCCGGCATGCTCTCCTTCCTGGCCAACGGCGACTTCGACACCGAGATCCGGGGCGTGAACACCCTCCTGGACCAGTACCAGGACGACTACGGCACCCACCTGCCGGACAACGAAATCTACGGCTCCAACTCGGGCGCGGAGATCGACTACACACCGAACTTCGCCGTCACCTACTGGGGCTTCCGCATCATGATCGGCTTCGGCGGCATCGCAGCAGTCGCTGCGGCCTTCGCCCTCTGGGTGGTCCGCAAGGGCACCGTGCCCGAGTCGAAGTGGCTGATGCGCCTGGCCGTGTTCGGCATCCTGGCGCCGTTCGGCGCCAACAGCGCCGGCTGGATCTTCACCGAGATGGGACGCCAGCCGTTTGTGGTGGCACCGAATCCCACCGGCACCGACGGCGTCTTTATGTTCACCGCGGCTGCCGTCTCACCGGGCGTAAGTATGGGCGAACTGCTCTTCTCCGTCATCGCGTTCACCGTGGTCTACCTGGCACTGCTGGTGGTTGAGGTCCGGCTGCTGTTCAAGTTCGTCCGCGGCGGCGTCCCGGCTGCCATGCCGGACCTGCTGGGCAACGACGACGGCGACACCGGCGGCCTCAACTCCCCGGGCATGGACCCGGACGGCACGCCCGGAAAGGCGAAGTCCGATGTCCTCGACTTTGCCTACTAA
- a CDS encoding BlaI/MecI/CopY family transcriptional regulator, whose translation MATLGDLERAMMDLLWESPEAATANELREKLAQREESADGRGLAVTTVLTVLSRLEKKSLVRRERDIRPHRYRAVTTRAEHTAELMHEALGTANDREAVLARFVGSVSDTEAEMLRRLLGA comes from the coding sequence ATGGCTACGCTGGGTGACCTGGAACGCGCAATGATGGACCTCCTGTGGGAGTCGCCCGAAGCAGCCACGGCCAACGAGCTGCGGGAAAAACTGGCGCAGCGCGAGGAATCCGCCGACGGCAGGGGCCTGGCAGTGACTACTGTGCTGACCGTCCTTTCGCGCTTGGAGAAAAAATCCCTGGTACGCCGCGAGCGGGACATCCGGCCGCACCGCTACCGGGCAGTGACCACGCGTGCAGAACACACCGCCGAACTGATGCACGAGGCCCTGGGTACCGCCAACGACCGTGAAGCCGTCCTGGCCCGGTTTGTCGGCTCGGTCTCCGACACCGAAGCCGAGATGCTCCGCAGGTTGCTCGGCGCCTAG
- a CDS encoding heavy-metal-associated domain-containing protein, with translation METTTLNISGMTCGHCVASVTEELKALDGVSEVSVDLNAGGVSTATVTSTRRMAPAELGEAVAEAGYMVVETTA, from the coding sequence ATGGAAACCACCACACTGAACATCTCCGGTATGACCTGCGGCCACTGTGTAGCCTCCGTCACGGAAGAACTGAAAGCGCTCGACGGCGTCAGCGAGGTCTCCGTTGACCTGAACGCCGGCGGGGTCTCCACCGCCACCGTCACCTCCACCCGGAGGATGGCACCGGCGGAACTGGGCGAAGCGGTAGCCGAAGCGGGCTACATGGTCGTCGAAACCACGGCCTAG
- a CDS encoding GNAT family N-acetyltransferase: MQTPSLPTVPGPETGLRWRSIAADDVDAWYALIRRMAEADRPGWVEDRRDLEQALETASGDPALDTLIGLDKDGAARAYGRIALNPGSETGSGFGGVDPQWRRRGIGAAVFGWQEARLRQRLLSEHRKHGVLRTYAEEANASHVALLESAGARVVRYFTEMSRPLHTDLPDAELPAGMEFQTFSAANSDAIRRAHNEAFKDHWGSEPRNKERWAFTVGHPEFRPDWSFAVIDSGTGEVAAYQLASFDPESQSIHGYKEGYTMLLGVRRNWRGRKLAPAMLGEAMRRFRDGGMDNAGLGVDTENPSGAHDLYESLGYRPTHREVVFDKPVL; this comes from the coding sequence ATGCAGACGCCCTCCCTTCCCACAGTCCCAGGGCCGGAAACCGGTCTCCGCTGGCGCTCCATCGCAGCCGACGACGTCGATGCCTGGTATGCGCTAATCCGCCGGATGGCGGAGGCGGACAGACCGGGCTGGGTGGAGGACCGCCGGGACCTGGAGCAGGCACTGGAAACCGCCTCCGGGGACCCGGCGCTGGACACGCTGATTGGCCTGGACAAAGACGGGGCAGCACGCGCCTACGGGCGGATTGCGCTGAACCCGGGCTCCGAAACCGGGTCCGGGTTCGGCGGCGTGGATCCGCAGTGGCGCCGCCGCGGGATCGGCGCGGCCGTGTTCGGCTGGCAGGAAGCGCGCCTGCGGCAGCGGCTGCTCAGCGAGCACCGCAAGCACGGTGTGCTGCGGACCTATGCCGAGGAAGCCAACGCGTCGCACGTTGCCCTGCTGGAGTCCGCCGGCGCCCGTGTGGTGCGGTACTTCACGGAGATGAGCCGGCCGCTGCACACGGACCTGCCGGACGCCGAATTGCCGGCGGGCATGGAGTTCCAAACGTTCAGCGCCGCGAATTCCGACGCCATCCGCCGGGCGCATAATGAAGCGTTCAAGGACCACTGGGGCAGCGAGCCGCGCAACAAGGAACGCTGGGCGTTCACCGTTGGGCATCCCGAGTTCCGTCCGGACTGGAGCTTCGCCGTGATCGATTCCGGCACCGGGGAAGTCGCTGCATACCAGCTGGCCAGCTTCGACCCGGAGAGCCAGTCCATCCACGGCTACAAAGAGGGCTACACCATGCTCCTTGGGGTGCGACGGAACTGGCGCGGACGCAAGCTGGCACCGGCCATGCTGGGCGAAGCCATGCGCCGGTTCCGCGACGGCGGGATGGACAACGCCGGACTGGGGGTGGACACCGAGAACCCCTCCGGCGCCCATGACCTGTACGAAAGCCTTGGCTACCGTCCGACGCACCGCGAAGTGGTCTTCGACAAACCCGTGCTCTAA
- a CDS encoding metal-sensitive transcriptional regulator, which yields MTEATGHAVHTPGAAAAGVAAPAAVHGYTSDKAAYLRRLKRVEGQVRGIARMVEEDKYCIDILTQVAAINKALHAVSLGLVQDHMSHCVVDAAQEAERTGNPELVQAKVQEAADAIGRLLR from the coding sequence ATGACAGAAGCAACCGGACATGCCGTGCACACACCCGGGGCGGCAGCGGCAGGCGTTGCGGCGCCGGCCGCAGTGCACGGATACACCTCCGATAAAGCTGCGTACCTGCGCCGGCTGAAGCGGGTCGAGGGCCAGGTCCGCGGCATCGCCCGGATGGTGGAGGAAGACAAGTACTGCATAGACATCCTCACGCAGGTCGCCGCCATCAATAAGGCGCTGCATGCCGTCAGCCTGGGGCTGGTCCAGGATCACATGTCGCATTGCGTGGTGGATGCCGCGCAGGAAGCAGAGCGCACCGGCAACCCCGAACTCGTCCAGGCCAAGGTGCAGGAAGCAGCCGACGCGATCGGCCGGCTCCTGCGCTAG
- a CDS encoding metal-dependent transcriptional regulator yields the protein MAPHSELSTATQDYLKVIWTAQEWTDEPLTVSALSVHMGFSPSSVSEAVKKLTAQGLLTHARYGSIALTAAGETAAVGMVRRHRLIETFLVEYLGYRWDEVHDEAEHLEHAVSDKMVDALSARLGHPVRDPHGDPIPARDGSFPVLDALRLSRCEPGTRGVVARVSDNEPELLRYIAGLGLHLDTVLTVLARQPYAGTLTIEACGRPMELGLPAAEAIWIQTTPKHTPA from the coding sequence GTGGCACCACACAGCGAACTTTCCACGGCTACCCAGGATTACCTGAAGGTCATCTGGACCGCACAGGAGTGGACGGACGAACCCCTGACGGTCTCCGCGTTGTCAGTCCACATGGGGTTTTCGCCGTCGTCCGTCTCCGAAGCGGTGAAAAAGCTTACGGCCCAAGGGCTCCTCACACATGCGCGCTACGGCTCCATTGCCCTGACCGCTGCCGGCGAGACGGCGGCCGTGGGCATGGTGCGGCGGCACCGGCTGATCGAGACGTTCCTGGTGGAGTACCTGGGCTACCGGTGGGACGAAGTCCACGACGAAGCCGAGCACCTGGAGCACGCGGTTTCGGACAAAATGGTGGACGCGTTATCCGCCCGGCTCGGCCACCCCGTCCGCGACCCCCATGGAGACCCGATTCCCGCCCGCGACGGCAGTTTCCCGGTATTGGATGCCCTGCGGCTCAGCCGCTGCGAGCCCGGGACGCGTGGCGTGGTGGCACGCGTGTCAGACAACGAACCGGAACTGCTGCGCTATATCGCCGGACTGGGACTGCACCTGGATACGGTGCTGACCGTCCTGGCGCGCCAGCCCTACGCCGGAACGCTCACCATCGAAGCGTGCGGGCGTCCCATGGAACTGGGCCTCCCCGCCGCCGAGGCGATATGGATCCAGACAACCCCGAAGCACACCCCGGCCTAG